The genomic interval AAAACAAAGGGTTGAaatccaaacaaaagagcgaggagtaccttgaataatGAACATACGCGTACAGTACAATGATTAACACAAGGGACGAGAcctgtaatcatctgcgcaatacacaatggcacgaaagccaaaacacacagcacgggtactcacacgcaccaacggacattgtaacaataatagacagcaccatggtgaacaaagggcacatatatacaaatactaatCAGTCGGAATAgaggacaggtgtgtgtgatgaaagttccggagggatccgtgacagcaACCAGGGAATGTGTTGGGGGAAAAAATTGGTTACCCCAGGTGGCTAGTTACCCCAGGTTACCCTAATTATTACAAAGTGATTAGATAAAACCTCTGTAAAATAAAGTGTAACAATGAACTGAAATTCTGTGTACTTTTCTGATGCCCACTTATCTTCCACCATCTCAACCACTGCAGTCAACTTTTCCCATTTGTTTTGTCATGACACAAtatcaaatgaaataaataatatgAGACACAACACAATGAGAGGAGTTTTAATAAAGTTGAGGGTTTTATCATGTCTGACGACAGTGTTTTCTCTCActtttcctccctccctttctgtctctgctTGTGGCGGGCTCTGTGGTCGCTCTGTGGTTGTTTTGTTTCAGCGTCAAGAAGAGGGGCTCAAAGTTgaaagaacaaagagagagaaagagtgatagCATCTCAATGTGCAcagtgctctctctcctctctctttctcgtgccctctctttctgtcacacAGGAAAAGGTCTTGTTCACTCGCTGAGACCTGAAGAACCACGGAAGACAGATGTTTTTGCTGCAGGTGTGCATGCTGTTTCATACAAGCCTTATCGTTGtgtttattatatatatacactaataTTGTGGTTGACATCAAGAAAGACAGCTTTTATATAGTGTGTTACATGTCTCTGCTTTCTGTTCAATGCAATATGAAGTGTAATGGTGGAGCAGGCTTGATTATGTTTCTGCGTTTAAACGCACAGTCAGATTAAAAGTCTCCCACTCAACAGTTAACCaaggaaatcacacacacacacacacacacacacacacacacacacacacacacacacacacacacacacacacacacacacacacacacacacacacacacacacacacacacacacacacacacacacacacacacacacacacacacacacacacacacacacacacacacacacacacacacacacctcgctcTGGTCCCTATGATAAGATGACAGTAAATGGACATGAAGTAATGAATGATAAAAAAACGATTTTATTCATCAACACATGATGCACACAGACAATAAACACATTAGGCTACTGAACCAGAATACAATGCTTCATATTGCTTTGACTCTATTGAAAGTAAAAATTTTCCAAATATCATTAGGCAAACCATGGTATTGTTGTTCCAGATGGGCAATGCATGGCAAACACAAAACAATAGATATACAGTATGCACGTATTTACAAGTAATGTATTATATTTATCTATTAAAAGCTGCATTGGTGGTATACTAGCACATAAGAGAGTAATTCCGGTTCATAAAAATGTCTTCTGTTAAATACATCCACTTAATTAGAAAACCATAGCCAGAGGCATTAACAGTGTGGACAGCATCCTAAGAGTTTCCTTTTAGACAGTTGCATTTTCAGGTAAGTTCATTGCTGTAATGAACAAAGAATAGAAAAGTGACATGCTAATAAAACTGTCTTCAGATTCACTCGAATTGGATTCCTGGAAGGAGATCCAAGGACACATACAGCACTGTCTCAGTCTGCAGTGTGGGCTCTCTGTCTTACTTCAATGGTCTTTTCCTGTGAGGCAGATACAAACAGTCAAAGAGAGTCAACTACACAGAGATGAATACAGGGACAAAGATTGTCTCAATTATAGAGAAAGTCAGATCGATCACAGAAAATGAGAGAATAGAAGCGTGACCAGGACCTGTATTCACAAAACATCTCAGAGTATAGGATCAGGTCCCCGCCGCCCATGGAATCGTACTCActgtgatctaaaaggctaaactgatcctactctgacgctttatgaatacaggctcAGATCAAAGAGTCAAAGAGTAAGTCACAGAGATCGATACAGAAGCAGTTAGAGATATTTTATTGTGTTGTgagaaaaggggagaggaggagaagaaatcACAGGGTTGTGAAGTTTACACATGGAACTTACTTGGCAAACTGATGTCGACACTTTTTGGGTagtcctgcaacacacacacacacaaaattaaTTCAGAACAACAGCATACTAACGGTCATAAACATGAATATATTACTGTCTCCCCCATTCAACCCCATAGGAGCAGCAGGTATACTGATATCCCACACAGAATATATCAATTACGATGTTGTTGCTTACTCCCAAAATAATGCACTTTATTGTCTTTCCCTTGTCAAACGTGAAATGTTGCAGGTTAAAATGTTGTTTGTCCCTGGTCGGGCTTCATTTATAATTTGATATCTACGTAACTCAAGTTTTCCCGCAAATATTCCATTGACATCAATACACAGTTTACATCTCAAGTAAGGATTAGGCCCTGCGTGAGCAGTGTCTTTGACAATTGACAATACTAATTACAAACAGCACTGGAGCTGGGTGGTTCTGCTATATTGCTTCACCGGCAGGTAAGCAAGGCGAAAAGACACTCACGGCTGAAGTAGTACAGTGTGTAGATCAAAGCCACAGCCAGGGTGAGGAGTACTCCGACCAACGGCCACAGAACCTTGGAGCCACAGCCTGGAACCCAATTCAATACACTGTTACAGTGTTTTAGCAGCTTGTAACACAACATACAACCAGTTGTAACTTAACTAGATATACAAAAAGTAACCTGAAACACATTCAACTTGTTACGCAGACAACAAACAACTTATTAGACAGACTTGTTAAAAGTTATGAACCTCACCTTCCGGGGTTTGATAGTTCCTTTTGGTGCAGCGGCCGGTTGGGATTCCAGCGGGCTTGGGCTTGGGCTTCGTGAGAGGGGTTAATGTTGGGCGAGTTTCTGGTGGGACACAAAAATAGACAACGTACGAGACACACTGTGAgagaaacaaaataaacaaaacataatgGAGAGATTTGGACAGATGAAGAAGCTTAAGGATGGTAACTCAAGAGACAGATCTGCAACTGGCGCAAGGGAAACTTCTAAttgcttttatttttttataacaaGGCTGAATTCCGCACTGACGTTCTGACTTCACAATATTTGGTCATGAATTCCAACCCAGCTCTGAAGGGACACGAAGCGAAATCTGAATCAAAGGTTGAACTGTTTCGGAAGAACATGGAAAATCAGGAAACTGCTGTGTTCTCGGGTCATTCTAAATATAATACGGCAGATGTGAGTGAGTTCTAGGAGGGAAATGTAGGAATTCTGGATTCATTCAGGAAATCTTCTCATCTCTAATCAGTCATATGAAGAATGGGAAGCGTCAGTGCCGTGCAGAGTAATGGCTTCCTCTCACCTCCGGGTCTGAGAAGAACTCCTGGCCTCCACAACTCGTTCTCTTTCTGGTTCTGGAGCATACAGGAGTACAACCCTGCGTCCTCTGCCTTTATTTGAGTGATGCGCAGTGTGAAAGCCACCTTGCTCCCCATGTCCCTTTTACTGGCCTTGAACCGGTGTTCATCCACCCCGGGTCCGTGGAAATACCGGTCAGCATTGTTGACGCTGAGAAGGAACTGGAAGCCGGAGCTGTTGTGGTGTGTGCGGAACCAAAAGACTGTCTGGCAGGAGCGGCTGGAACACTCACAGGTGAGGACCTCTGTGTCGTCGATAGTGGGGTAGCGGACGAAGTGGGACTCGGTTGGTGTCAGGCTGTACACTGGAAAAGGAGAAGTGAATGGGGGTTTAGTTTGGCTGGACAAACTGTCGCCACATCAAAGAAGACAAACAATACTGATGGAATAAGGTCCTATTGTCATTTGTGCATGCTGGACAGAGATCACAATGATAAGAAGACATGACGGATGTCCGTAACACTGGTATGCTCTTACAATATTTTTACctgacatttttattttacagGATTGAAACATTGTTTGCTTGTGCTTCACTGTAAATAAATGATTGTGCTTTTCAACAGTGTTATTGAAACCGGTTTATTTACGACAGGTACACTTCACCAGAAATACATCAAGCGAGACAGAATGAGATAAAGGGTCGAGATTGTTCCATCTAAAATGAAGCAAAAAACCTGAAGTGGTGGAGGGATACAGACACAAACACTGTGTTCAAACCAATAATTTTGCAAGAATGGAAATGTTAAATTATGGCACCTTGGAACCATGACATGTAGCAACACAACAGAAAGGTTAGAAGAGAGACTTATCTATAAAGGTGACATTCTGAGGCAAACGTTGCGCGAGACAATGCTAAACTGTTTCGCTTCGCTTCTTTACATGCAATGCATCAGATAAATATGTATACATATCTCAACTTCAGAGCTCT from Salvelinus alpinus chromosome 2, SLU_Salpinus.1, whole genome shotgun sequence carries:
- the LOC139564510 gene encoding T-cell surface glycoprotein CD8 beta chain-like produces the protein MTPLALVWTTVCLWKTVYSLTPTESHFVRYPTIDDTEVLTCECSSRSCQTVFWFRTHHNSSGFQFLLSVNNADRYFHGPGVDEHRFKASKRDMGSKVAFTLRITQIKAEDAGLYSCMLQNQKENELWRPGVLLRPGETRPTLTPLTKPKPKPAGIPTGRCTKRNYQTPEGCGSKVLWPLVGVLLTLAVALIYTLYYFSRLPKKCRHQFAKKRPLK